The following proteins come from a genomic window of Polaribacter dokdonensis:
- a CDS encoding trehalose synthase encodes MNKTASKTNSALFSSSNTWEELIEDKTFVAVFLSDVLEEYIQKQRWYGGKSSSLKYIELSEYFRIQQDDEVYFGLIIEVNFVEAFYHHYFLPISFVSDEKFARESRILPIQLKNQKGFIIDAMHLESFRKVVYQRIKNALPIDKTPVQYHKTEGFEFPAYKSSKFLGAEQSNTSIIYNDKYILKFFRRIYADKNPDYEMSRFLSHRKEFKHTPTYLGSINIIDSENTNITIGLMQKMVPNKGDAWEYFLKEIHKIYKTIDYKEIAFTDLPDIEMFSRTKISEVAPEIIDWIGLNLLSKVKLLAQRTAEMHIALGSEFEDTSFTPTRFNGDYTVWLKNRLTYQFQNRLNLTENNLHKLEGYSLELAKEFLENKNNIRKRLVNFDWTKLKGERIRIHGDYHLGQILVQNDDFCILDFEGEPESTIRDRKVKQPPLKDVAGLFRSFHYAIYSTIFNHQDEYKLEKEELFKFAELLYKYFVAVFLETYRAVTQENNLSIGYRHERRFLLEYCLLEKAIYELGYELNSRPKWTIIPLKGIANIMNS; translated from the coding sequence ATGAATAAAACAGCTTCTAAAACTAATTCTGCTCTTTTTTCTTCTTCCAATACTTGGGAAGAATTAATAGAAGATAAAACTTTTGTTGCTGTTTTTCTGTCTGATGTTTTAGAAGAATATATACAAAAACAACGTTGGTATGGAGGTAAATCTAGTAGTTTAAAATACATTGAACTTAGTGAGTATTTTAGAATTCAACAAGATGATGAAGTTTATTTTGGTTTAATAATAGAAGTTAATTTTGTAGAAGCATTTTATCACCATTATTTTCTACCAATATCATTTGTGTCTGATGAAAAGTTCGCAAGAGAAAGTAGAATTTTACCTATTCAATTAAAAAATCAGAAAGGGTTCATTATAGATGCAATGCATTTAGAATCTTTTAGAAAGGTGGTTTATCAGCGTATAAAAAATGCGTTGCCTATAGATAAAACTCCAGTTCAATATCATAAAACAGAAGGTTTCGAATTTCCTGCTTATAAAAGTTCAAAGTTTCTAGGAGCAGAACAGAGCAATACATCTATTATCTATAATGATAAATATATTTTAAAATTCTTTAGAAGAATTTATGCAGATAAAAATCCTGACTATGAAATGAGTCGATTTTTATCTCACAGAAAAGAATTTAAACATACACCTACTTACTTAGGTAGTATTAACATTATTGATTCTGAAAACACCAATATAACTATTGGTTTAATGCAGAAAATGGTACCTAATAAAGGTGATGCTTGGGAGTATTTTTTAAAAGAAATTCATAAAATCTATAAAACTATAGATTACAAGGAAATTGCTTTTACTGATTTACCAGATATTGAAATGTTTAGCAGAACAAAAATTTCTGAAGTAGCTCCAGAAATTATAGATTGGATTGGACTTAACCTTCTCTCGAAAGTAAAATTACTAGCACAAAGAACCGCAGAAATGCACATTGCATTAGGCTCTGAGTTTGAAGACACCTCTTTTACTCCTACTCGTTTTAATGGAGATTATACTGTTTGGTTAAAAAACAGGCTTACTTATCAATTTCAAAATAGGCTAAACTTAACCGAAAACAACCTTCATAAATTAGAAGGATATTCTTTAGAGCTAGCAAAAGAATTTTTAGAAAACAAAAACAATATTAGAAAACGTTTGGTAAATTTTGATTGGACAAAATTAAAAGGAGAACGCATTCGAATTCATGGAGATTATCATTTAGGTCAAATTCTAGTACAAAATGATGATTTCTGTATCCTAGATTTTGAAGGAGAACCAGAAAGTACCATTAGAGATCGAAAAGTAAAACAACCACCATTAAAAGATGTAGCTGGTTTATTTAGGTCTTTTCATTATGCAATATACTCTACAATATTTAATCATCAAGATGAATATAAATTAGAAAAAGAAGAACTTTTTAAATTTGCAGAATTACTTTACAAATATTTTGTGGCTGTATTTTTAGAAACCTATAGAGCTGTAACACAAGAAAATAACCTTTCTATTGGTTACAGACATGAACGCAGATTTTTATTAGAATATTGCTTGTTAGAAAAAGCAATTTATGAGTTAGGTTATGAACTCAATTCAAGACCAAAATGGACAATTATTCCATTAAAAGGTATTGCAAACATTATGAATTCATAA
- the glgB gene encoding 1,4-alpha-glucan branching protein GlgB: protein MANTKVHSLFTDFDIDLFKAGKHYRLYEKFGSHIITVDNEIGTYFAVWAPSAKKVSVIGDFNFWLAEDHQLNVRWDGSGIWEGFIPGVQKGATYKYKIENSDNNTTTEKADPFARRCEHPPKTASQVWDDDYKWKDKEWMKNRKKNNALDAPFSVYEVHLGSWKKQVEENRFLSYIELADELVAYVKEMNFTHVEFMPIMEYPYDPSWGYQLTGYFAPTSRFGYPDEFKQLVDTFHENGIGVLLDWVPSHFPSDDHGLGFFDGSHLYEHPDRRKGYHQDWKSLIFNYGRNEIKAFLISNAIFWLDQYHADGLRVDAVASMLFLDYSREEGQWEPNIYGGREYLEAIDFIKDMNATVYEAFPDVQTIAEESTSFPKVSRPIYDGGLGFGMKWMMGWMHDTLGYFQKEPVYRKHHQNELTFGLNYAFSENFMLPLSHDEVVYGKKSIVDKMPGDEWQKFANLRLLYSFMYTHPGTKLLFQGGEFGQTSEWNFEGSLDWHLLNYDVHKGAQTLVKDLNKLYKTEPALFEKQFSHEGFEWIDHSDHQNSVMSYIRKGNNEKDNLLIILNYTPIPREEYRIGLPKKGTLIEVFNSDATKYNGTGNFKTEKLSSDNKEWNGRENSIAINLPPLGMLAFKYK from the coding sequence ATGGCAAATACAAAAGTACATAGTCTTTTTACTGATTTTGATATTGATCTTTTCAAAGCAGGAAAACACTATAGATTATATGAAAAATTCGGATCTCACATCATAACAGTAGATAATGAGATAGGCACCTATTTTGCAGTTTGGGCTCCAAGTGCAAAAAAGGTTTCTGTAATTGGAGATTTTAATTTTTGGTTAGCAGAAGACCATCAATTAAATGTTAGATGGGATGGAAGTGGAATTTGGGAAGGTTTTATTCCTGGAGTGCAAAAAGGTGCAACCTACAAATACAAAATAGAAAATTCTGATAATAATACAACAACAGAAAAAGCAGATCCGTTTGCAAGAAGGTGTGAACATCCACCAAAAACAGCATCACAAGTTTGGGATGATGATTATAAATGGAAGGACAAAGAATGGATGAAAAACCGAAAGAAAAACAATGCTTTAGATGCACCTTTTTCTGTTTATGAAGTTCATCTAGGTTCTTGGAAAAAGCAAGTTGAAGAAAATCGTTTTTTAAGTTATATAGAATTAGCAGATGAATTGGTGGCTTATGTAAAAGAAATGAATTTTACACATGTAGAATTTATGCCAATTATGGAGTATCCTTATGATCCAAGTTGGGGGTATCAACTAACAGGTTACTTTGCACCAACTTCACGTTTTGGATATCCAGATGAATTTAAACAATTGGTAGATACTTTTCATGAAAATGGAATAGGAGTTTTACTAGATTGGGTACCCTCTCATTTTCCTTCAGATGATCATGGTTTAGGCTTTTTTGATGGCTCTCATTTATACGAACATCCAGACAGAAGAAAAGGTTATCATCAAGATTGGAAAAGTTTAATTTTTAATTATGGTAGAAACGAAATAAAAGCATTTTTAATAAGTAATGCCATTTTTTGGTTAGACCAATATCATGCAGATGGTTTAAGAGTAGATGCTGTTGCTTCTATGTTATTCTTAGATTATTCAAGAGAAGAAGGTCAATGGGAACCAAATATCTATGGAGGAAGAGAATATTTAGAAGCCATAGATTTTATTAAAGATATGAATGCTACTGTTTATGAAGCTTTTCCTGATGTGCAAACAATTGCTGAAGAATCTACTTCTTTCCCAAAGGTATCTAGACCCATTTATGATGGTGGTTTAGGTTTTGGAATGAAATGGATGATGGGTTGGATGCATGATACATTAGGTTATTTTCAGAAAGAGCCTGTGTATAGAAAACATCATCAGAATGAATTAACATTTGGCTTAAACTATGCTTTCTCTGAGAATTTTATGTTACCTCTTTCTCATGATGAAGTTGTGTATGGTAAAAAATCGATTGTGGATAAAATGCCTGGGGATGAATGGCAAAAATTTGCAAATTTACGTTTGCTATATAGCTTTATGTACACACATCCAGGAACTAAATTATTGTTTCAAGGAGGTGAATTTGGACAAACCTCAGAATGGAATTTTGAAGGCAGTTTGGACTGGCATTTACTAAATTATGATGTTCATAAAGGAGCTCAAACTCTGGTAAAAGATTTAAATAAATTATACAAAACAGAACCTGCATTATTCGAAAAGCAATTTAGCCATGAAGGTTTTGAATGGATAGATCATTCTGATCATCAAAATTCTGTAATGAGCTACATTAGAAAAGGTAATAACGAAAAAGACAACCTTTTAATAATTCTTAACTACACTCCTATTCCTAGAGAGGAATATAGAATTGGCTTGCCAAAGAAAGGAACTTTAATAGAAGTTTTTAATAGTGATGCTACTAAATATAATGGAACTGGTAATTTTAAAACAGAAAAATTAAGTTCTGACAATAAAGAATGGAATGGAAGAGAAAACTCGATTGCCATTAACTTGCCTCCATTAGGAATGCTTGCATTTAAATATAAGTAA
- a CDS encoding glycoside hydrolase family 31 protein: protein MIVNTELEQKGNLFPNEIIKYKKDVDTLYFTTKNNVVLQVTVVRDSVIRFRYSTTGKFEKDFSYGVTIHASRGYNFLNVSEDETHYIIVTSKLVCKVEKESLQVSLFDALDMSLINEDEIGFHWEESYEFGGDIVKMSKTCQKAESFYGLGDKPVDVNMKGKRFENWATDSYAFGKHTDPIYKAIPFYTAIQNNKAYGIFFDNTFKTHFDFAQERRNVTSFWAQGGEMNYYFIYGPKMEDVVANYTDLTGKPHTMPPLWALGFHQCKWSYYPESNVKQITKTFRDLQIPCDAIYLDIDYMDGFRCFTWDKNHFPDPKRMVKELEEDGFKTVVIIDPGIKIDLEYDVFKEALDKDYFCKRADGPYMKGKVWPGECYFPDYTKPEVREWWSGLFKELIEDIGVKGVWNDMNEPAVMDVPNKSFPNDVRHDYDGNPCSHRKAHNIYGTQMARATYHGLKKYAYPKRPFVITRSAYSGAQRYTSTWMGDNVATWEHLAIANNQAQRMAMSGFSFAGSDIGGFAEQPQGELFARWIQLGVFHAFCRVHSSGDHGDQEPWVFGDEITDIVRKFVELRYQLLPYLYTAFWNHINNGTPILKSLVLFDQEDVHTHYRSDEFIYGEHILVCPIQEPNAKGRRMYIPRGKWYNFWNDEVVEGGKESWVDADLDSMPIFIKEGAVIPKYPVQQYVGEKKFDAITLDVYYKVGKEKSKLYDDAHDGYDYKKGRYSLRTFKVTGKKNDFILNQHKEGKFDAPYQNFNIVIHNLPFKVTSVQVDNVEVDLSRISSDNHHTISVDKTFTELHIFGE, encoded by the coding sequence ATGATTGTAAATACAGAATTAGAACAAAAAGGAAATTTATTTCCAAACGAAATTATAAAATATAAAAAAGACGTAGACACACTTTACTTCACCACAAAAAACAATGTAGTATTACAAGTTACAGTGGTTAGAGACAGTGTTATTCGATTTAGATATTCAACTACAGGTAAATTCGAGAAAGATTTTTCTTATGGAGTTACCATTCATGCATCTAGAGGATACAATTTCTTGAATGTGTCTGAAGATGAAACACATTATATAATTGTAACCTCTAAATTAGTATGCAAAGTAGAAAAAGAAAGTTTACAAGTAAGCTTGTTTGATGCTTTAGATATGAGCTTAATTAATGAAGACGAAATTGGTTTTCACTGGGAAGAAAGTTACGAATTTGGTGGAGACATCGTAAAAATGAGTAAAACTTGCCAAAAAGCGGAAAGTTTTTATGGTTTAGGAGATAAGCCAGTAGATGTGAATATGAAAGGAAAACGTTTTGAAAACTGGGCAACAGATTCTTATGCGTTTGGTAAACATACAGATCCTATATATAAGGCAATACCTTTTTATACAGCTATTCAGAATAATAAGGCCTATGGAATTTTCTTTGATAATACATTTAAAACACATTTCGATTTTGCTCAAGAAAGAAGAAATGTAACTAGTTTCTGGGCTCAAGGAGGTGAAATGAATTACTATTTCATTTATGGTCCAAAAATGGAAGATGTCGTTGCTAATTATACAGATTTAACTGGTAAACCTCACACAATGCCTCCATTATGGGCATTAGGTTTTCATCAATGTAAATGGAGTTATTATCCAGAAAGTAATGTAAAACAAATCACAAAAACATTTAGAGATTTACAAATACCATGTGATGCTATTTATTTAGACATTGATTATATGGATGGCTTTAGATGTTTTACTTGGGATAAAAATCATTTTCCAGATCCAAAAAGAATGGTGAAAGAGTTAGAAGAAGATGGTTTTAAAACTGTAGTAATTATAGACCCAGGAATTAAAATAGATTTAGAATACGATGTTTTTAAAGAAGCCTTAGATAAAGATTATTTCTGTAAAAGAGCAGATGGGCCTTATATGAAAGGAAAAGTTTGGCCAGGAGAATGTTATTTTCCAGATTATACCAAACCAGAAGTTAGAGAATGGTGGTCTGGTTTATTTAAAGAGTTGATAGAAGATATAGGCGTAAAAGGTGTTTGGAATGACATGAATGAGCCAGCTGTAATGGATGTGCCAAACAAATCTTTTCCTAATGATGTAAGACATGATTATGATGGCAACCCTTGTTCTCATAGAAAAGCGCACAATATTTATGGTACACAAATGGCACGTGCTACCTATCATGGTTTAAAGAAGTATGCGTATCCTAAAAGACCATTTGTAATTACAAGATCTGCATATTCAGGTGCTCAAAGATATACATCTACTTGGATGGGTGATAACGTTGCAACTTGGGAACATTTAGCAATTGCCAATAACCAAGCACAAAGAATGGCAATGTCTGGGTTCTCTTTTGCAGGTTCAGATATTGGTGGTTTTGCAGAACAACCTCAAGGAGAATTATTTGCAAGATGGATTCAACTAGGAGTTTTCCATGCATTTTGTAGAGTACATTCTTCTGGAGATCATGGAGATCAAGAACCTTGGGTATTTGGTGATGAAATTACAGATATTGTTAGAAAATTTGTTGAGTTAAGATATCAACTATTACCATATTTATATACTGCATTCTGGAATCATATTAATAATGGAACACCGATTTTAAAATCTTTGGTTTTATTTGATCAAGAAGATGTGCATACACATTACAGAAGTGATGAATTTATTTATGGAGAACATATTTTAGTTTGTCCGATTCAAGAGCCAAATGCCAAAGGTAGACGTATGTATATACCTAGAGGAAAATGGTATAACTTCTGGAATGATGAAGTTGTAGAAGGAGGAAAAGAATCTTGGGTAGATGCAGATTTAGACAGTATGCCAATTTTCATTAAAGAAGGAGCTGTAATTCCTAAATATCCAGTACAACAATATGTAGGAGAGAAGAAATTTGACGCCATAACTTTAGATGTGTATTACAAAGTAGGTAAAGAAAAATCTAAATTATATGATGATGCGCATGATGGGTATGATTATAAAAAAGGAAGATATAGTTTACGAACTTTTAAAGTAACTGGTAAGAAAAATGATTTTATATTAAATCAGCATAAAGAGGGTAAATTTGATGCTCCTTATCAGAATTTTAACATTGTAATTCACAATTTACCATTTAAAGTTACTTCTGTACAAGTAGATAATGTTGAAGTAGATTTAAGCAGAATTTCTAGTGATAACCATCACACAATCAGTGTAGATAAAACATTTACTGAGTTGCATATATTTGGTGAATAA
- the prfA gene encoding peptide chain release factor 1, whose translation MVDKLRIVKQRYDEVSDLIIQPEIIMDQKRYAQLMKEYKDLGDVVKKGDEYQTLMNNIEEAKEIIADGSDAEMTEMAKMEMEEANTRIPELEDEIKFLLIPKDPEDAKNAVVELRAGTGGDEASIFAGDLFRMYTKYCESKGWKVSTVDYSEGTNGGFKEIQFEVNGDDVYGILKFEAGVHRVQRVPQTETQGRVHTSAATCMVFPEAEEFDVEINPKDVRIDFFCSSGPGGQSVNTTYSAVRLTHIPTGLVAQCQDQKSQHKNKEKAFKVLRSRLYDMELAKKQAEDALKRGSMVSSGDRSAKIRTYNYAQGRVTDHRIGLSLYDLPNIMNGDIQKIIDELMLAENTEKLKELGDGI comes from the coding sequence ATGGTAGATAAGCTAAGAATTGTTAAGCAACGTTATGATGAGGTTTCTGATTTAATTATACAACCAGAAATTATTATGGATCAGAAGCGTTATGCGCAATTGATGAAAGAATATAAAGATTTAGGAGATGTTGTAAAAAAGGGTGATGAATATCAAACCTTAATGAACAATATAGAAGAAGCAAAAGAAATTATTGCTGATGGTTCTGATGCAGAAATGACAGAAATGGCTAAAATGGAAATGGAGGAAGCCAATACAAGAATACCTGAATTGGAAGATGAAATTAAATTTTTATTGATACCAAAAGACCCTGAAGATGCTAAAAATGCTGTGGTAGAATTACGTGCAGGAACAGGTGGTGATGAAGCTAGTATTTTTGCAGGAGATTTATTTAGAATGTATACCAAATATTGCGAAAGTAAAGGTTGGAAAGTTTCTACAGTAGATTATTCAGAAGGTACAAATGGCGGTTTTAAAGAAATTCAATTCGAAGTAAATGGAGATGATGTTTATGGAATTTTAAAATTCGAAGCAGGTGTGCATCGTGTGCAAAGAGTTCCACAAACAGAAACACAAGGTAGAGTGCATACTTCTGCAGCAACTTGTATGGTATTCCCAGAAGCAGAAGAGTTTGATGTAGAGATTAATCCTAAAGATGTAAGAATAGATTTCTTCTGTTCATCAGGTCCTGGAGGTCAGTCTGTAAACACAACATATTCAGCTGTTCGTTTAACACACATACCAACAGGTTTGGTTGCACAATGTCAAGATCAAAAATCGCAACATAAAAATAAAGAGAAAGCTTTTAAAGTTTTAAGATCTCGTTTATATGATATGGAATTGGCTAAAAAGCAAGCAGAAGACGCTTTAAAGCGTGGTTCTATGGTTTCTTCTGGAGATAGAAGTGCAAAAATTAGAACCTACAATTATGCACAAGGTAGGGTTACAGACCATAGAATTGGTTTGTCTTTATATGATTTACCAAATATTATGAATGGTGATATTCAAAAAATAATTGATGAATTAATGTTGGCAGAGAATACAGAAAAGTTAAAAGAATTAGGAGATGGAATTTAA